In Ostrinia nubilalis chromosome 26, ilOstNubi1.1, whole genome shotgun sequence, one genomic interval encodes:
- the LOC135084392 gene encoding ecdysone oxidase-like: MVEAALGLAGLKTIQATLSALSLLHLTSHRFPPAASLTGNLEFDYVVIGGGTAGSIVASRLSEDPNVTVAIIEAGGDPPLESVLPGLFTLQPLASYDYNYLAQNNHYTSQNIMKHKPGMTAGMMLGGTSAMSHTFHLRGNPHEFEKWAEVAGDDSWNYDGMLPYFIKSERINDAEILNGPTADLHGTTGNIGLTRQFDNTNNDYIEAFKEIGYDYNPDVNSENNLGVSYPYHLIFDGTRQDGAESYLSPAKSRDNLYVFKHTTATKIIFDDDKNAVGVQVTAGLFKKATIKATKEVILAAGVVKSPQLLMLSGIGPASHLKTFNIPVLSDLPVGQNLRDRVGLVVPFKMQASSALTTISDPTKFPVPVTVGYKALNESQSYPDFQTLNLVFPHDSSGLLMILSNVVKYENDIVDRIYSNNKGHDLLLVTVSSGHPESTGELLLKSKDLSDTPSISLGHFSNPKDLDQMAEFLLDLSRLVNTTYFKNVGAELVDLNLKECRSIQKDTVEFWKCYAVGMSTTFWQYCGSCSMGSVVDSKLKVNGVDRLRVVDASAMPSLNSGEILAAVIAFAEKAADLIKDDFDS; encoded by the exons ATGGTGGAAGCAGCGCTAGGGTTAGCTGGGCTGAAGACAATCCAAGCTACGTTGAGTGCGCTGTCGCTGCTACATTTGACGTCCCATCGATTCCCGCCTGCAGCCTCGCTTACAG GCAACCTAGAGTTCGACTATGTGGTGATCGGAGGGGGTACAGCAGGCAGCATCGTTGCCAGCCGGCTGTCTGAAGACCCTAATGTCACCGTGGCCATAATAGAAGCTGGAGGTGACCCTCCTCTTGAATCCGTG CTTCCAGGCCTCTTCACGCTACAGCCGTTAGCCAGTTATGACTACAATTACTTAGCTCAGAACAATCACTACACATCCCAAAACATCATGAAGCATAAGCCCGGTATGACCGCTGGTATGATGCTTGGAGGAACCAGTGCCATGTCCCACACTTTCCACTTGAGAGGAAACCCTCACGAGTTCGAGAAATGGGCAGAAGTGGCAGGAGATGACTCCTGGAACTACGACGGAATGTTGCCATACTTTATCAAAAGTGAGAGGATTAACGACGCTGAAATTCTCAACGGACCTACCGCAGACCTCCACGGTACCACTGGCAACATCGGCCTGACCAGACAATTCGATAACACCAACAACGACTACATTGAGGCCTTCAAAGAAATAGGATACGATTACAACCCTGATGTCAACAGCGAGAACAATCTAGGAGTCAGCTATCCGTACCACCTTATCTTTGATGGGACGAGACAAGATGGCGCCGAGTCGTACCTCAGTCCCGCTAAAAGTAGAGACAACCTTTACGTCTTTAAACACACAACAGCGACGAAAATCATCTTTGATGACGACAAGAACGCAGTAGGAGTGCAAGTGACCGCCGGCTTGTTCAAGAAGGCCACGATAAAAGCGACTAAAGAAGTTATACTAGCAGCAGGAGTAGTCAAATCTCCTCAACTGCTGATGTTGTCTGGTATAGGGCCAGCTTCACACCTGAAAACCTTCAATATTCCCGTCCTATCTGATTTGCCAGTGGGGCAGAACTTGAGAGATCGCGTCGGATTAGTGGTACCTTTCAAAATGCAGGCTTCAAGTGCTCTCACAACTATATCAGACCCTACCAAATTCCCTGTGCCAGTGACAGTTGGCTACAAAGCTTTGAACGAGTCGCAATCGTATCCAGATTTCCAGACACTCAATTTAGTGTTCCCCCACGATTCCTCAGGGCTTCTGATGATCTTGTCTAATGTAGTCAAATACGAAAATGACATCGTTGACAGAATTTACAGCAATAATAAAGGCCATGATTTGTTACTGGTGACAGTCAGCAGTGGGCATCCAGAATCGACTGGAGAACTTCTCTTAAAGAGTAAAGATCTATCTGACACCCCGTCTATTTCTTTAGGTCACTTTAGCAATCCGAAAGACTTGGACCAAATGGCTGAGTTCTTGCTAGATTTATCCAGGCTAGTGAACACGACGTACTTCAAGAATGTTGGAGCGGAATTAGTAGATCTCAATTTGAAGGAATGCAGGAGCATTCAGAAGGATACTGTTGAGTTTTGGAAATGTTACGCGGTGGGTATGTCCACAACTTTTTGGCAGTACTGTGGATCGTGTTCCATGGGGTCTGTAGTGGATTCCAAGTTGAAGGTCAATGGTGTGGACCGCCTAAGAGTGGTAGACGCTAGTGCCATGCCTTCTCTGAACAGCGGGGAGATTCTAGCAGCTGTAATTGCCTTTGCTGAGAAAGCTGCTGATTTGATCAAGGATGACTTTGACTCATAG
- the LOC135084417 gene encoding lactoylglutathione lyase-like, with amino-acid sequence MINNVYHYVRHWSTLRDLSLSKVWSFSTSFPCDFLAVIYKKCKMSGISPEEIISLCRTPEPATKDFMFQQTMYRIKDPRKSIPFYTGVLGMTLLKQLHYPEMKFSLFFMGYENPADVPQDEAVRSAWALTRKATLSLTYNWGTESDDSCYHNGNSDPRGFGHIGIWVPDVEAACARFEQHDVKFVKKPQDGKMRGLAFIQDPDGYRIEIFTSNVV; translated from the exons ATGATAAATAACGTCTATCACTACGTACGACACTGGTCGACACTACGTGATCTGTCGCTGTCA AAAGTTTGGAGTTTTTCCACATCATTTCCTTGTGATTTCCTCGCGGTTATCTATAAGAAGTG CAAAATGTCCGGTATTTCACCTGAAGAAATTATCTCCCTATGCCGGACCCCTGAGCCAGCAACTAAg GACTTCATGTTCCAACAAACAATGTACCGCATCAAAGACCCAAGGAAGTCCATTCCGTTCTACACCGGAGTGCTGGGCATGACTTTGCTGAAGCAACTCCACTACCCAGAGATGAAGTTCTCTCTGTTCTTCATGGGCTACGAGAACCCGGCTGACGTGCCCCAGGATGAAGCTGTGAGGTCCGCCTGGGCGTTGACTAGGAAGGCAACTTTGAGCCTTActta CAACTGGGGTACGGAGAGCGACGATTCCTGCTACCACAACGGCAACTCGGACCCGAGGGGCTTCGGCCATATTGGAATATGGGTGCCTGACGTGGAAGCCGCTTGTGCTAG GTTCGAGCAGCACGACGTGAAGTTTGTGAAGAAGCCGCAGGACGGCAAGATGCGAGGGCTGGCCTTCATCCAGGACCCCGACGGGTATCGGATCGAGATATTCACTTCTAACGTCGTCTAA